From one Bacteriovorax sp. BAL6_X genomic stretch:
- a CDS encoding pyridoxal phosphate-dependent aminotransferase family protein — protein MALKFSSAADRLMDKAAMLKSKDLYPFFRQIGDSEGTIVKIDGKDQIMIGSNNYLGLTHHPHVKEAAIKAIEKYGTGCTGSRFLNGNLTIHEELEEKLARYLGHEKALIFSTGMQTNLGALSAVCGPRDCMLFDSENHASIIDASRLAMGTTFKYRHNDMESLEEQLEANIDRFQKVIIVADGVFSMTGDIANLPEMVRLAEKYGAYIYVDDAHGIGVMGDKGAGTMNHFGVTDKVHLNMGTFSKSFASIGGVLSGDAETINYVKHLARSFMFSASMAPSAVATVSACIDVINSDDTIHERLWDNVKFMRNGFQEIGFYTYNSQTPIIPIFIGDDVKSMLVTKFLSENGVFATPVVPPAVPKGEALIRTSYMATHNKSELSKVLEVFARAKKEFDIPSTMGQ, from the coding sequence ATGGCCCTTAAATTCTCTAGCGCAGCTGACCGTCTAATGGACAAAGCAGCAATGCTAAAGTCAAAAGATCTTTACCCTTTTTTCCGCCAAATTGGTGATTCAGAAGGAACAATAGTTAAAATTGATGGAAAAGATCAAATCATGATCGGCTCAAATAACTACCTAGGCCTTACACATCACCCACATGTAAAAGAAGCGGCCATCAAGGCCATCGAAAAATATGGAACAGGATGTACAGGCTCGCGTTTCCTAAATGGTAACTTAACCATACACGAAGAACTTGAAGAGAAGCTTGCTCGCTATTTAGGACATGAGAAGGCCCTTATTTTCTCTACAGGTATGCAAACAAACCTTGGTGCTCTTTCAGCAGTATGTGGGCCAAGAGACTGTATGCTCTTTGATTCAGAAAATCATGCATCTATCATTGATGCTTCTCGCTTAGCAATGGGAACGACTTTCAAATATCGTCACAATGATATGGAGTCCCTCGAAGAACAGCTAGAAGCAAATATTGACCGCTTTCAAAAAGTTATTATCGTAGCTGACGGTGTCTTCTCGATGACTGGTGATATTGCAAACCTTCCGGAAATGGTTAGGCTTGCCGAAAAATATGGTGCTTATATTTACGTAGACGATGCCCACGGTATCGGTGTTATGGGAGATAAGGGCGCTGGAACAATGAACCACTTTGGAGTAACAGATAAGGTTCATTTGAATATGGGAACTTTCTCGAAGTCATTCGCATCGATTGGTGGTGTACTTTCAGGTGATGCTGAAACTATCAACTATGTGAAGCACCTAGCAAGATCATTTATGTTCTCAGCTTCAATGGCGCCTTCTGCAGTTGCAACAGTGTCGGCCTGTATTGACGTGATCAACTCTGATGACACAATCCATGAGCGTCTTTGGGATAATGTTAAATTTATGAGAAACGGTTTTCAAGAAATTGGTTTCTATACTTATAATTCTCAAACTCCAATTATCCCTATTTTCATAGGTGATGATGTTAAATCAATGCTTGTGACAAAATTCCTAAGTGAAAATGGTGTTTTCGCAACTCCAGTTGTGCCACCAGCAGTACCTAAAGGTGAAGCGTTAATTAGAACTAGCTATATGGCCACTCATAACAAGAGTGAATTATCAAAAGTTCTAGAAGTATTTGCAAGAGCGAAGAAAGAGTTTGATATCCCTTCAACAATGGGACAATAG
- a CDS encoding PilZ domain-containing protein yields MDANKKFYFSEIPFEEKISFLKRALSDGLIIEIWRKGQEKDKVESFKIKSFNENDLEFTLDFDASLIAKLAGSKNKDSEVLLKIKFKSVILFSSSFLSFLPAEEVYKLKVDRPVYKSQQRSNYRLHANAYIPIQIKIEDNVFDCNDISAGGISFNCPKDFVDKFKKESIFDNATVRLASKRFEIPQAKVAATWPIENNEETPMGIGIAFMNMDKEVEEDLVLSINSEARGEELRKQAAMKKGT; encoded by the coding sequence ATGGATGCGAATAAGAAATTTTATTTCTCAGAAATACCCTTTGAAGAGAAGATAAGTTTTTTAAAAAGGGCCCTAAGCGATGGATTAATCATTGAAATCTGGCGTAAGGGACAAGAAAAAGATAAAGTGGAAAGCTTCAAAATTAAGTCATTTAATGAAAATGATCTCGAATTCACTCTTGATTTTGACGCAAGCCTCATTGCGAAACTCGCCGGTTCAAAAAACAAGGATAGCGAAGTTCTTCTAAAAATTAAGTTTAAATCAGTTATTTTGTTTTCAAGTTCATTCTTAAGCTTTCTTCCAGCAGAAGAAGTCTATAAGTTAAAAGTTGACCGTCCAGTCTACAAGAGTCAGCAAAGGTCTAACTACCGTTTACATGCAAATGCTTACATCCCTATTCAGATAAAAATCGAAGATAATGTCTTTGATTGCAACGATATTTCAGCTGGTGGTATCAGCTTTAATTGTCCAAAAGATTTCGTTGATAAATTCAAGAAAGAATCAATCTTTGATAATGCAACCGTAAGACTTGCATCAAAAAGATTTGAAATACCTCAAGCTAAAGTTGCAGCTACTTGGCCTATTGAAAATAATGAAGAGACACCAATGGGTATTGGTATTGCATTTATGAATATGGATAAGGAAGTTGAAGAAGATCTCGTTCTTTCAATTAATTCAGAGGCCCGCGGTGAAGAGCTTAGGAAGCAGGCGGCAATGAAGAAAGGCACTTAG
- a CDS encoding NAD(P)-dependent oxidoreductase, protein MKVLVTGATGFVGSHLCEKLTQQGHEVFALVRSPQKAERLELPGEYIKGNLEEESIKSWVKRLPQDIDCIIHTAGVVSAKHSLTFAKTNHLATEILIKALKDKYENLHFMLISSQAAAGPSAQLIDESIDCLPVSAYGHSKLAAENAVNKLSPKSWNTTIIRPPMVIGPRDSAVLDVFKMVKGRIVTGPGLNFKKKKYSVVNVFDLVDAIILCASQTKTEVYKETYFVTSIDEVTFEELINEISAALGIKKVMFMALPIWFLRIVAGIIYTLPIHLPLTGDKINELEQDAWLCSNSKIKGLGFIPNYNLKDTIEMTAKDYQERNWL, encoded by the coding sequence ATGAAAGTTTTAGTTACTGGTGCAACAGGTTTTGTCGGCTCACATCTATGTGAAAAGTTAACTCAACAAGGTCATGAGGTTTTTGCCCTTGTAAGAAGTCCTCAAAAGGCAGAGAGACTAGAACTACCTGGTGAATATATCAAAGGCAACCTTGAAGAAGAATCAATTAAATCTTGGGTAAAGAGACTTCCACAAGATATCGACTGTATAATCCATACGGCCGGTGTTGTATCTGCAAAACATTCACTTACCTTTGCAAAAACTAATCATCTCGCAACTGAAATTTTAATTAAGGCCTTAAAAGATAAATATGAAAATCTTCACTTTATGCTTATCTCTTCTCAAGCTGCCGCTGGCCCTTCTGCACAACTAATAGACGAAAGCATCGATTGTTTACCAGTCTCTGCCTATGGCCACTCTAAGCTGGCCGCCGAAAACGCTGTTAACAAGCTTTCACCAAAGAGTTGGAATACGACAATAATTCGTCCACCTATGGTTATCGGCCCTCGTGACAGTGCTGTTCTTGATGTCTTTAAAATGGTAAAAGGTCGAATTGTTACTGGCCCTGGACTTAATTTTAAAAAGAAGAAATATAGCGTCGTTAATGTCTTTGATCTAGTGGATGCGATTATACTTTGTGCCTCGCAAACAAAGACAGAAGTTTATAAAGAAACATACTTTGTGACATCTATTGATGAAGTAACGTTTGAAGAGCTAATCAATGAAATTTCAGCTGCACTTGGTATTAAGAAGGTCATGTTTATGGCCCTACCTATTTGGTTTCTAAGGATTGTAGCAGGGATTATCTATACTCTTCCAATTCACTTACCTCTTACAGGGGATAAGATTAATGAACTAGAACAAGACGCCTGGCTTTGTAGCAACTCAAAGATTAAGGGCCTAGGCTTTATTCCAAATTACAACTTGAAGGATACCATTGAAATGACAGCTAAGGATTACCAAGAGCGCAATTGGCTCTAA